A stretch of Bubalus bubalis isolate 160015118507 breed Murrah chromosome 19, NDDB_SH_1, whole genome shotgun sequence DNA encodes these proteins:
- the LOC112580618 gene encoding small nuclear ribonucleoprotein G-like, producing MSKAHPPELKKFMDKKLSLKLNGGRHVQGILRGFDPFMNLVIDECVEMPTSRQQNNIGMVVIRGNSIIMLEALE from the coding sequence ATGAGCAAAGCACACCCTCCCGAGTTGAAGAAATTTATGGACAAGAAGTTATCATTGAAATTAAATGGTGGCAGACATGTCCAAGGAATATTGCGGGGATTTGATCCCTTTATGAATCTTGTGATAGATGAATGTGTGGAGATGCCAACTAGTAGGCAACAGAACAATATTGGAATGGTGGTGATACGAGGAAATAGTATCATCATGTTAGAAGCCTTGGAATGA